In the genome of Denticeps clupeoides chromosome 13, fDenClu1.1, whole genome shotgun sequence, one region contains:
- the glod4 gene encoding glyoxalase domain-containing protein 4, producing the protein MESRVMALRRALHFVFKVGDRSRTAEFYRDVLGMKVLRHEEFEEGCKATCNGPYDGKWSKTMVGFGPEDDHFVAELTYNYGVGEYRRGNDFLGLTLQSSQAVSNARRLGWPLKQVGEGLYLVEAPGGYPFYLLDQKQPQNDPVCKLSLAVSDLQRSVHFWSSLLGMTVLERDEGRTTVLMEFGGGQCKLELQGISGPVDHGAAFGRIAFSCPREQLPEIEDLMKKENQKILTPLVSLDTPGKATVEVVILTDPDGHEICFVGDEAFRQLSVMDPTGNDLLDKAMAEDRSDEWFAKHNKQKVSA; encoded by the exons ATGGAGTCGCGCGTCATGGCGCTGCGGAGAGCGCTGCACTTCGTGTTTAAAGTCGGCGACCGGAGCCGGACGGCGGAGTTCTACCGAGATGTTCTGGGGATGAAG GTTCTGCGCCATGAGGAGTTTGAAGAAGGCTGTAAAGCGACGTGTAACGG GCCGTATGATGGGAAGTGGAGTAAGACCATGGTGGGCTTCGGGCCGGAGGATGACCACTTTGTCGCCGAGCTGACGTACAACTACGGAGTCGGGGAGTATCGGCGTGGGAACGACTTTCTG GGCCTGACCCTTCAGTCCAGCCAGGCGGTCAGTAATGCCAGGAGGCTGGGGTGGCCCCTGAAGCAGGTGGGCGAGGGCCTGTATCTGGTTGAAGCACCGGGTGGATACCCCTTCTACCTGCTGGACCAGAAGCAGCCACAGAATG ACCCCGTGTGTAAGCTGTCTCTGGCCGTATCGGACCTGCAGCGCTCGGTGCATTTCTGGTCGTCCCTGCTTGGAATGACGGTGCTGGAGCGGGACGAGGGGAGGACGACCGTGCTGATGGAGTTTGGTGGAGGCCAG TGTAAGCTGGAGCTGCAGGGTATCAGCGGCCCAGTGGATCACGGCGCTGCGTTCGGCAGGATCGCCTTCTCTTGCCCTCGTGAGCAG CTGCCGGAGATCGAGGACCTTATGAAGAAGGAGAATCAGAAGATCCTCACTCCGCTGGTCAGCCTGGACACCCCGGGGAAGGCGACAGTGGAAGTGGTGATTCTGACCGATCCC GATGGCCATGAGATCTGCTTTGTGGGTGATGAGGCCTTCCGTCAGCTGTCTGTAATGGACCCTACAGGAAACGATCTGCTGGACAAG gccATGGCTGAGGACCGGAGTGATGAATGGTTTGCGAAACACAACAAGCAGAAGGTCTCAGCATAA
- the mrm3a gene encoding rRNA methyltransferase 3A, mitochondrial — MAALVRGVSRGSLASGRPGVAVHVRRAVRALRRQPVKVLYPDGRSETLIRTGPAVSQSAAKPESSSPADELRFERVQPGDKRLARLVSVARSRTFREQQGKILLEGRRLICDALAAGAVPHTLFFSSMQRLRELPLDRLRRASLLRVQFEEIKIWSDLVAPQGVIGIFSRPSPSQLTYPEDQQSQAVPLSLICDNIRDPGNLGTILRCAAAAGCERVLLTKGCVDIWEPKVLRAAMGAHFRLPVTPSLSWDDIPRLLPSSVTVHVADSAVRETPPRGALKPGDLGWISGRNVDKNQRFDEDRDSDSEGSGADGRSPPRVGPRPYHQSWAQVSTALVIGGETHGLSLESLRLAEETSGRRLFVPLANGVESLNSAMAAGILAFEGRRQLLKVLERRKR; from the exons ATGGCGGCGCTCGTCCGAGGCGTGAGCCGCGGCTCTTTAGCAAGCGGACGTCCTGGCGTCGCCGTTCACGTACGGAGGGCCGTGCGCGCGCTCAGGCGCCAGCCGGTCAAGGTTCTGTATCCGGACGGACGGTCCGAGACTTTAATCCGAACCGGACCGGCCGTCAGTCAGAGCGCCGCCAAACCGGAATCCTCCTCGCCTGCGGACGAGCTGCGGTTCGAGAGAGTCCAGCCCGGAGACAAGAGACTGGC GAGGCTGGTGAGTGTCGCTCGCTCCAGGACGTTCCGCGAGCAGCAGGGGAAAATCCTGCTGGAGGGCCGGCGGCTGATCTGTGACGCCTTGGCGGCGGGCGCAGTTCCGCACACGCTGTTCTTCAGCTCCATGCAGCGGCTCAGGGAGCTGCCCCTGGACCGGCTGCGGCGTGCCAGTCTGCTCAGAGTCCAGTTTGAGGAGATCAAGATCTGGTCGGACCTCGTCGCCCCACAGGGGGTCATCG GCATTTTCTCAAGGCCGAGCCCGTCCCAGCTCACCTATCCTGAAGACCAGCAGAGCCAGGCTGTCCCGCTGTCACTGATCTGCGACAACATTCGTGACCCCGGGAACCTGGGCACCATCCTGCGGTGCGCGGCCGCGGCTGGGTGCGAGCGTGTGCtcctcaccaaag GATGTGTGGACATCTGGGAACCCAAGGTGCTGCGTGCTGCTATGGGGGCGCATTTCCGCTTACCCGTCACCCCCAGCCTGAGCTGGGACGACATCCCCCGGCTCCTCCCCTCGTCCGTCACTGTCCATGTGGCCGACAGCGCGGTGAGGGAGACGCCACCGAGGGGCGCCCTGAAGCCAGGGGACCTGGGCTGGATCAGCGGCAGAAACGTAGATAAAAACCAGCGCTTTGACGAGGACCGGGACTCCGACTCAGAGGGGAGTGGAGCTGACGGCCGCTCGCCGCCACGGGTGGGGCCCAGACCGTACCACCAGAGCTGGGCTCAGGTGAGCACGGCGCTCGTCATTGGCGGAGAGACGCATGGACTGAGCCTGGAGTCACTCCGGTTGGCCGAAGAGACCAGTGGGCGGAGACTGTTTGTGCCCTTGGCCAATGGCGTGGAGAGTCTCAACTCTGCCATGGCTGCCGGCATCCTGGCGTTTGAGGGCAGGCGGCAGCTGCTGAAGGTTCTGGAGCGCAGAAAACGCTGA